CCTCTACCTCGCCTGCGCTTGTGCCCGCGGCGACGCGGCGGCCCTCACGCTCTTCGACAAGGCCCTGCTGCGTGACGTCACGGCGGCGCTCTCCCGTATCGACCTCGGCAGCACCACGCTCGAGGACCTCCGGGACCGCATCCGGCATCGAATCCTCGTCGGCGAGGGGGACGCGCTCCCTCGAATCGCCGAATACACGGGCCGGGGGGATCTGCGCGGCTGGCTTCGTGTTGTCGCCGTCCGCGAGGCGCTTGGCCTCCTGCGCAGGCAGAAGCGTGAAGAGCGCGTCCACCACGAGCTCGAGCTCGCCGAGCTCGACCCGTCCTCCGGGGATCCCGAGCTCGCCTTGATCGAGCGACGTCACCACGAGGCCTTCCAGGGCGCCTTCCGGGAGGCGCTGGCCGCGCTCTCCCCGCGCGACCGCAACCTCCTGCGCCAGCACTACCGGCAGGGCCTCGGCATCGACGAGCTCGGCGCGCTGCACGACGTCCACCGCGCCACGGCGGCCCGCTGGCTCGCCCAGGCGCGCGACCGCCTCGCCTCCGGCACGCGGCAGCGCATGCGCGAGCGCTTGCGGGTCGAGGGCGGCGAGGTCGACGACATCCTGCGCCTCCTGCAGAGCCGGCTGGAGATCACCCTGCGATCGCAGGCGTAGGCCGCGGGTCGAAAAAAAAATGCGACACCGGGGCGCGCCGAGCATCCCCCGGATGTGAACACCAGAGCCTTCTCCCTCCTGCTCGCCCTCTCCCTCACGCTCGCGGCTTGCAACCACGTGCGGCAGACGACGCCCCTCGCCTACGCGGGTGACGGGCGGACCACGGTCGCGTCGCTCGACGCCGCCATTCAGAAGCGCGGCTATCGCGCCATCTGCAAGGAGCGCGAGTACTGCAAGTTCCAGCCGAACCCCGAGGTCTGGGTCCATTTCAAGGCGACCGCGGACCGGGTCGTGATGGCCGTCGACCTTCTCGACGGCAAGAAGATGCCCGCGGACAAGCAAAAGGCGCTCACGGACGAGGCGACCACCCTCGGGCAGGCCATCTGGGCCGAGGCGAGCGCGGACGCCGGGCAACGCGAGCGGGCCGCGGCGGAGCGGGAGCGGGTCGAGGAGGAGGCGGAGCGCCGCGAAGAGGAGCGCCGGGCCGCCGAGGCGAAGGCGCGCGGGAGCGAGAGCGGGGGCGGGATCGGCGGCCTGCTCGGCACGGCCTCGGACGTCCTCGGGGGCATCAAGACCACGGAGTCCGGCCAGAGCAATACGACGGCGACCGCGCAGAGCAGCGCCTCGGCGCATTGCTGCATCAACCGCGCATACTACCAGTGCCCCTCGGCCGCAGCCGTCAACAAGTGCGCCGGCGAGTCCGCCGCGTGCCTCACGCGCTGCATGATGGGCGGGGGCTCGGGCTGCGGCGAGCGCTGCATGAAAGAGCACCCGCCGGATCCCTCCGATTGCCAGCGGCAGCCGGAGAAGGACGGCCAGTGCAAGTGAATTCATTTCGAGGTTCGAGGAGAGCTTACCATGTTTGACGTACGAAGAAGCTTCGTGCCGTGGCTGCGCCGCGGCTTCGGCCCGGCCCTGATTGCCGTGCTCGCCGCTTGTCATGGCGGCGAGGCGCCCGCGCTCGAGGGCGACGTGGGAGTGGCGCCGATGGAGATGGGTTCGCTCTCGGGGGTCTTGCAGGCCAAGCTCCTGGCGAGCGACGGAGCGGCGAACGACCATTTTGGTGCATCGATCGCGATCTCGGGCGACACGGCGATCATCGGCGCGGAGTGGGATGGCGACAAGGGCCAGTCCGCCGGCTCGGCCTACGTCTTCGTGCGGGAGGGCGCCACGTGGACCCAGCAGGCCAAGCTCCTTGCGAGCGACGGGGCGGCGCTCGACCTCTTCGGCGCGACGGTCGCGCTCTCGGGGGACACGGCGATCGTGGGGGCCCTCGGGGACGACGATCAGGGCGCGAGCTCGGGCTCGGCTTACATCTTCGTCCGTGAGGGCGCCACGTGGACCCAGCAGGCCAAGCTCCTGCCGAGCGACGGGGCGGCGGACGACACGTTCGGCGACTCGGTCGCCCTCACGGGGGACATGGCGCTCGTCGGCGCGAGGGCGGACGACGACATGGGAACGAACGCGGGCTCGGCGTATGTCTTCGTGCGCGAGGGCGCCACGTGGACCCAGCAGGCCAAGCTCCTGGCGAGCGACGGGGCGGCGTCCGACAACTTCGGCGACGCCGTCGCGCTCTCGGGGGACACGGCGCTCGTGGGGGCGTCCTGGGACGGCGGCCGGGGCTCGGCCTACGTCTTCGTGCATGACGGCGCCACGTGGACCCAGGAGGCCAAGCTCGTGGCGAGCGACGGGGCGTCGCAAGACTATTTTGGTTATGCGGTCGCGCTCTCCGGGGACACGGCGCTCGTGGGGGCGTACGGGGACGACGATCAGGGCTCGCACTCCGGCTCGGCCTACGTCTTCGTGCGTAATGGCGGGACGTGGACCCAGGAGGCCAAGCTCCTTTCGGACGAGCCGATGACGGAGCTCGACCACTTTGGCATTTCGGTCGCGCTCTCGGGCGACAAGGCGCTCGTGGGGGCCTATCCGGACGACGAGAAGGGCACGAACGCGGGCGCGGCCTTCGTCTTCGCGCGCAGCGGCGGTCTGTGGACCCAGCAGGCCAAGCTCATGGCGGGCGACCCGGCGGCGGAGGACCACTTCGGATATTCGGTCGCGCTCGCGGGGAACACGGCGCTCCTGGGGGCGCCTGGGGACGACGACAAGGGTTCGAACTCCGGCTCGGCCCACGCGTTCCTCCTGACGGCGAGCCTGGGGAGCGCCTGCGCGAGCGGCGCGGAATGCGCGAGCGGGTTCTGCGTGGACGGCGTCTGCTGCGACGCGGCGTGTGGCGGCGGCGCGACCGGCGATTGCCAGGCGTGCAGCGTATCGGCGGGCGCGGCCGAGAACGGGACGTGCGCGCCGATCGTGGCAGGCACGGTGTGCCGCGATTCATCCAGCGTATGCGACATGGCGGAGGTATGTGACGGCGCCACGAACGACTGCCCGGCGGATGGGTTCGTCGCGGACGGCACGCCCTGCGAGATGGGGGTTTGCCAGAGCGGGATGTGCATGAACGGCGCCGGCGGAATGGGCGGCGCTGGTGGCAGCGGCGGAATGGGCGGCAGCGGCGGGAGCGGAGGTGGGAGCGGAGGCGGGGGCGGGAGCGGCGGCGGGAGCGGAGGCGGGGGCGGGAGCGGAGGCGGCAAGCGAAATCTGTTTGTGTACCGTTTCTGAGGCCAGAGCGAGGACTAACGGCGCGATCTTAAACAGGATTTGCATGGTCCCGCCGGTCACGGGCGGAAGCCTTGCGGGGCGCTCGGCGCAGCCCTCGGGGTGCTCTTGACGTTCGGCGCGCGCTCGGCGCGGTCGTGCTCGACGGGCGCAGCCCTCGGGACGCTCTCGATGTTCGGCGCAGCCCTCGTGAAGCTCGGCGCGGTCGTGCTCGACGGCGCAGCCCTCGTGAAGCTCGGCGCGACGCACGGCGCAGCCCACGGGGCGCTCGGCGCGCGTTCGGCGCGGTCGTGCTCGACGGCGCAGCCCTCGGGACGCTCTCGATGTTCGGCGCAGCCCTCGTGAAGCTCGGCGCGGTCGTGCTCGACGGCGCAACCCTCGTGAAGCTCGGCGCGACGCACGGCGCAGCCCACGGGGCGCTCGGCGCGGTCGTGCTCGACGGCGCAGCCCTCGCGACCGCGCGTCATTCAGTGGGCAACGGCTGACAGCAATAAACCGAAGGATTGATGGGGTGCATC
This genomic window from Polyangium spumosum contains:
- a CDS encoding sigma-70 family RNA polymerase sigma factor, which produces MGDGSALARCFSTAWRAARPEAPADSLDLGPAELEALLASLLAAARAAWAGVHLEPDVFIPYLAARIGADVPLHRALTSSTCVDLYLACACARGDAAALTLFDKALLRDVTAALSRIDLGSTTLEDLRDRIRHRILVGEGDALPRIAEYTGRGDLRGWLRVVAVREALGLLRRQKREERVHHELELAELDPSSGDPELALIERRHHEAFQGAFREALAALSPRDRNLLRQHYRQGLGIDELGALHDVHRATAARWLAQARDRLASGTRQRMRERLRVEGGEVDDILRLLQSRLEITLRSQA